Proteins encoded by one window of Pecten maximus chromosome 15, xPecMax1.1, whole genome shotgun sequence:
- the LOC117344107 gene encoding extensin-like has translation MEALFCCIRLPNSSPNPPPTPPPTPFHPNSSPTSPQTPPPTPLPPFFPTPPQPLLQLLPNPSSNSSLTPPQLLPQPLPQPLPNSSPTPPQLLPQPLPNSSPTPPPNPPPTPPQLLPNPSPNSIPPQLLPNVSSNSSPHPSTSPLPNPSQPLPNPSPSLLPNSSPTPPPTPPQPLLQLLPNSSPNPSPTPPQLLPNSSPNPFPNPSPTPPQPLPNSSPNPSPTPPQLLPQTLPQLLPNSSPTPPPTQFHPNSSPTSPPTPPRTPLPPLFPTLPNPSPTPLPPLFSTPSQPLPNSVFSLVSRI, from the coding sequence ATGGAAGCACTATTTTGTTGTATCAGACTCCCAAACTCCTCCCCAAATCCTCCCCCAACCCCTCCCCCAACTCCATTCCACCCCAACTCCTCCCCAACGTCTCCTCAAACTCCTCCCCCAACCCCTCTCCCTCCCTTCTTCCCAACTCCTCCCCAACCCCTCCTCCAACTCCTCCCCAACCCCTCCTCCAACTCCTCCCTAACTCCTCCCCAACTCCTCCCCCAACCCCTTCCCCAACCCCTCCCCAACTCCTCCCCAACCCCTCCCCAACTCCTCCCCCAACCCCTCCCCAACTCCTCCCCAACTCCTCCCCCAAACCCTCCCCCAACTCCTCCCCAACTCCTCCCCAACCCCTCCCCCAACTCAATTCCACCCCAACTCCTCCCCAACGTCTCCTCCAACTCCTCCCCGCACCCCTCTACCTCCCCTCTTCCCAACCCTTCCCAACCCCTCCCCAACCCCTCTCCCTCCCTTCTTCCCAACTCCTCCCCAACCCCTCCTCCAACTCCTCCCCAACCCCTCCTCCAACTCCTCCCCAACTCCTCCCCCAACCCCTCCCCAACCCCTCCCCAACTCCTCCCCAACTCCTCCCCCAACCCCTTCCCCAACCCCTCCCCAACTCCTCCCCAACCCCTCCCCAACTCCTCCCCCAACCCCTCCCCAACTCCTCCCCAACTCCTCCCCCAAACCCTCCCCCAACTCCTCCCCAACTCCTCCCCAACCCCTCCCCCAACTCAATTCCACCCCAACTCCTCCCCAACGTCTCCTCCAACTCCTCCCCGCACCCCTCTACCTCCCCTCTTCCCAACCCTTCCCAACCCCTCCCCAACCCCTCTCCCTCCCCTCTTCTCAACCCCTTCCCAACCCCTCCCCAACAGTGTGTTTTCACTTGTATCTCGTATTTGA